In a single window of the Flavobacterium sp. W4I14 genome:
- a CDS encoding hypothetical protein (product_source=Hypo-rule applied), whose amino-acid sequence MSKKFNSEPIDKKVAQAMVNAYTEEARKFPKSYTKAVWFPAEQILEMAKSMSEGKYDGLRIYFGQYTPDSLEGLPKTYEGRNTLLLVPTLPSISNDNEHKDDLEDIENRGEMCPEVCNGTCL is encoded by the coding sequence AAAAAATTTAATTCGGAACCTATCGATAAGAAGGTTGCCCAGGCAATGGTTAATGCCTACACAGAAGAAGCCAGGAAATTCCCAAAATCTTATACGAAAGCCGTATGGTTTCCGGCAGAGCAGATTTTAGAAATGGCAAAATCAATGAGCGAAGGGAAATATGATGGGTTGAGAATTTATTTTGGACAATACACCCCCGACTCACTCGAAGGTTTGCCAAAAACGTACGAAGGCCGAAATACCTTACTATTGGTACCTACACTGCCAAGTATAAGCAATGATAACGAACACAAAGATGACCTGGAGGATATCGAAAACAGGGGAGAAATGTGCCCTGAAGTATGCAATGGAACTTGTCTATAA
- a CDS encoding signal transduction histidine kinase (product_source=COG4585; cath_funfam=3.30.565.10; cog=COG4585; pfam=PF02518,PF07730; smart=SM00387,SM00397; superfamily=55874; transmembrane_helix_parts=Inside_1_6,TMhelix_7_29,Outside_30_263): MQSQTTQIAILVGISTLIFLLMPVFLIFYIKISIKYRKNHILEKAAMKQKFESEMLQTRVEVQDQTMQSIATELHDNVGQLLSLTTLTLNSVNLDDGEKAKKKIDNSLALVNKSIKELRELAKLLHGEQLVENGIGHAIDQEINWLNKAGAYELKVNNQLVDLQITSPDKDLIILRLLQEIINNIIKHARAKHIQIDSYLEKNALHLMVIENGVGFNLDEIKAKKAGMGLNSIYKRIEMINGKLILNSAPGEGTSISIEVPYP; encoded by the coding sequence ATGCAGAGCCAAACAACGCAAATTGCAATCTTAGTAGGAATATCTACTTTGATTTTTTTATTGATGCCTGTGTTTTTGATATTCTATATTAAGATTAGTATAAAGTATAGAAAAAATCACATTCTCGAAAAGGCAGCTATGAAACAGAAATTTGAATCCGAAATGCTTCAAACCCGTGTGGAAGTACAGGATCAGACCATGCAGAGCATTGCCACAGAACTGCACGATAATGTTGGCCAATTGCTCAGTCTTACTACCTTAACCTTAAACTCCGTAAATTTAGATGATGGCGAAAAGGCTAAAAAGAAGATCGACAATTCCTTAGCGCTAGTGAACAAATCAATTAAAGAATTGAGAGAGTTGGCTAAGTTATTACATGGCGAACAATTGGTAGAAAATGGTATTGGGCATGCGATAGATCAAGAGATTAACTGGCTTAACAAGGCTGGAGCATATGAGTTAAAAGTTAATAACCAATTGGTTGATCTGCAGATCACATCTCCCGATAAAGATTTGATTATTCTTCGTTTATTACAGGAAATCATCAATAACATTATAAAACATGCTCGGGCAAAACATATACAGATCGATTCTTATCTCGAAAAGAATGCTTTACATCTGATGGTTATCGAGAATGGTGTGGGTTTTAACCTCGATGAAATTAAGGCTAAAAAGGCGGGAATGGGGCTTAATTCCATTTATAAAAGAATTGAGATGATCAATGGAAAATTAATATTAAATTCGGCTCCAGGCGAAGGCACTTCCATTTCAATAGAAGTTCCATACCCTTAA
- a CDS encoding putative membrane protein (product_source=COG4331; cog=COG4331; superfamily=55469; transmembrane_helix_parts=Outside_1_3,TMhelix_4_23,Inside_24_29,TMhelix_30_49,Outside_50_58,TMhelix_59_78,Inside_79_89,TMhelix_90_107,Outside_108_116,TMhelix_117_139,Inside_140_151,TMhelix_152_174,Outside_175_183,TMhelix_184_206,Inside_207_216), producing MIKIIDPVTSVELVCLIIAIFFLSKDKQSFWTITLAYLAFVCCTEYFGQYIGAKYKNNLWVYNVFVFFEAGFISYGLYNCFKKYINPKPIFLISSIIIYTTYFAVFIKNGFFAFNSITVSVMSVIFVLYCLYYYYLLLRDERLLDITYHSEFWWLTAVLFFYFGSTTSNLFFGLFKSIKIGPYPLTYTIYILLNWILYGLWAYSFICRAKQRKLQS from the coding sequence ATGATCAAGATTATAGATCCTGTAACCTCAGTTGAACTTGTATGTTTAATAATTGCTATATTTTTTCTAAGCAAGGATAAACAAAGTTTTTGGACTATAACCTTGGCGTATCTTGCATTTGTATGTTGTACAGAGTATTTCGGTCAGTATATTGGTGCTAAATACAAAAACAATCTTTGGGTATATAATGTATTTGTTTTTTTTGAGGCAGGTTTTATCTCTTATGGATTATATAACTGTTTTAAAAAATACATTAACCCTAAACCCATTTTTTTAATTAGCAGCATTATTATCTACACCACATATTTTGCTGTTTTTATAAAAAATGGGTTTTTTGCTTTCAATTCGATTACTGTAAGTGTAATGTCTGTCATTTTTGTGCTGTACTGCCTTTACTATTATTACTTACTACTTAGGGACGAGCGCCTTTTAGATATCACATATCATTCAGAATTTTGGTGGCTAACCGCTGTTTTGTTCTTCTATTTTGGCAGTACGACCAGTAATTTGTTCTTTGGCTTATTTAAATCTATCAAAATTGGTCCTTACCCGCTAACATACACTATCTACATACTATTAAACTGGATTTTATATGGCCTTTGGGCTTACTCTTTTATATGCAGAGCCAAACAACGCAAATTGCAATCTTAG